The genomic window CTGTAAATCTGCCGCGCGGGGTATTAAAATCCTAGACTTTCCCCGCAAGATTTCTGGCAAAAAAATACCAAATAATAGCGGCGCAGAAGCATTGGATATAAGTACGGATGGCCATTTGATTTCTGGTTTCGAATTTGAATTAGAGGGCAAAGCGCCCATTGTGACAATAGCTTTGTCAGCCTTGGCGAATACGGACAAACTCCCAAAAAATTCGATTAGCTTCAAACCCGTCGACGAACCCTACTCTCTGGTTGGCTTGTCTAAATCAGCGGCTCTTCTTCGGACATATGACCCTAAAACGGGCAATCGAAACATTATCCAAGTCGACAAAGGTCAAACGGAATTTACGTTACAACCCCCACTGGCCGTGGATAATTTTGAAGGCATTACGGAAGTAACAACCCCAGAGGGGCAACGTCTTATATATATTATTTCCGATGATAATTTTTCTGGCCGGCAACGCACATTATTACATGTGTTTGAGATAACTGACGAATAGAGATTATCGACGTAACTCTGATGTTTCCGTTCTGGCTTTGGGCACTCTGCAATCAATAACCCAGACATCATAAACACGATGGTCGAGAGCGCTTATAGCGGGTTTTGACGCGAACATCCAACCTGAAAAAACGGTTTGATCTATATCGGCCGTCTCGCCCTTACCATTAAGGCGCGCATCTTTAATTTGCAAAAAGGCATAGGTTTCAGGAATTTCTTCTGGTGGTTTCTTTTCGCAATGCTGCGCTGTAATCGTCAGACTACCGTAGGTAAGAGTTTCTCCTATTTTCACAGTATAATCCTGAGTGGTAGCCGTCACCTTATCCAAAGTCCGCAAAACGACAGAGGTCCCGACGAGATTACGGCGGGTTTGAGTGGATTGGCTATCCCCAATCTGTGCCGAGACGGGCACAGAAAATGTGAAAGCTAAGAGTGAAAGCGAAAACGCTTTAAGCATCAGGTGTCCACGCTTCGTAATCGGCTGCCACTTTATCGCGAACGCCGCCACGATCTAAGCTACCCTTGGGTTTATAGGCATGAACCGTACCCGTTAGATTAGGCACATGGTCCTTTTCCCAAGCATGGGGAACATAACCGTCTTCTGTCGGAGGTAATTCACTCGTGTGATTAAGCCAACCCTGCCACCCTGGAGGAATGCGAGAAGCATCAGCATAACCGTCATAAGTCACCCAGCGGCGCTTACGCCCTTCATAGGTTGCTTTTTTCTCTTCATAATAGGTATTGCCATAAGCATCTTCAGCAATTTTTGTGCCTCGGCGACCGATTTCTAGATTCGTGCCGAATGTGGAGCCGTTCCACCATGTAAAAATGCGCTTAATAAAAGACATAAACCGCCCATATATTGTTGTGTCGAGGTCACAAATGACCCGAACATTTTAAAGGCTTATGCCCCTGACACGGCCAGAGGTAAAGCCGAGATGTGACCGAAATATGTTCTAGATATTCTTCGGGTCAAAATTGTGCTTTCTATACCACAAAATGAATGATTCTACAGAACCTTACAAAATTTTTACTCTACCTTGCCCATGACCAAGCCTATAACAGAGACATGAAACATATTCCGATGACATCTTTGGCGGCTTTTGCCGCCTTTGCGCTCTTTGCGCCAACATCACAGGCTCAAATTCGGGTTGAATCCCGAATCCACGCTTCATCTGGAGAATGCGCACAATGTGACCTGTCCAATAAGCGTATGAACGGTGTAAAACTGAAAGATTCAAATTTTGCAGGGGCTTTGTTTAATAATTCTAACCTGTCCGGCGGACAAATTGATGGTTCAAACTTAACTGGCGCTCACTTTCGAAAAGCGCTGCTTTACCGAGTTCATGGCGACAAGGTGATGATGGAGTCTGCAGTCCTAGAAGATGCGACCATGACCGAAGCAAAGGTCACAAATTCTATTCTGCGTTCAGCAAATTTACTCCGCGCAGACCTTTCTCGCGCCCATTTCGAGGGGAATGATTTCACGGCCTCTAATTTGACGTCAGTAAAAGCCCCGTCTGTCAATTTTACAGGATCAAATTTCAGCGACGCGCAGCTCTATCATGTGAACCTTCGCGAAGCTGTTCTTGATGAGGCCTCATTCAAAGATGTTAGCTTTGGTTTTGCCACGCTTACGGATGCGAGCTTGAAAGGCACAGATTTTTCCGATGCAAAAATGTCAAATGTTCAAGGCTTGAAACAATCGCAACTTGACCTAGCCTGCGGTAATGCGATGACAGAATTACCCGATGGCCTATCTATCCCTTATTGCGTGACGGCGGCACATAGCCAAATCGATCATAATCACGATGATATGACACCAAAAATGGCGCATATTGCGCGTAGACTTGATCGCGCCATTCGGGATGTAGAACTTCTCCTTGATGCAACGCCGCCAAACAATCGACCTATGAAGCGTAAACTCCAAAGCATTCACTCTGATTTGGTGCAGTCCAAGGATGCATTAGAAAAATAAACCGAAAATCATATATAAAAAAAGCCGCTCTTTAGCGGCTTTTTTATTATCGAGTGACGGG from Litorimonas taeanensis includes these protein-coding regions:
- a CDS encoding DUF2155 domain-containing protein translates to MLKAFSLSLLAFTFSVPVSAQIGDSQSTQTRRNLVGTSVVLRTLDKVTATTQDYTVKIGETLTYGSLTITAQHCEKKPPEEIPETYAFLQIKDARLNGKGETADIDQTVFSGWMFASKPAISALDHRVYDVWVIDCRVPKARTETSELRR
- a CDS encoding NADH:ubiquinone oxidoreductase subunit NDUFA12, which gives rise to MSFIKRIFTWWNGSTFGTNLEIGRRGTKIAEDAYGNTYYEEKKATYEGRKRRWVTYDGYADASRIPPGWQGWLNHTSELPPTEDGYVPHAWEKDHVPNLTGTVHAYKPKGSLDRGGVRDKVAADYEAWTPDA
- a CDS encoding pentapeptide repeat-containing protein, which encodes MKHIPMTSLAAFAAFALFAPTSQAQIRVESRIHASSGECAQCDLSNKRMNGVKLKDSNFAGALFNNSNLSGGQIDGSNLTGAHFRKALLYRVHGDKVMMESAVLEDATMTEAKVTNSILRSANLLRADLSRAHFEGNDFTASNLTSVKAPSVNFTGSNFSDAQLYHVNLREAVLDEASFKDVSFGFATLTDASLKGTDFSDAKMSNVQGLKQSQLDLACGNAMTELPDGLSIPYCVTAAHSQIDHNHDDMTPKMAHIARRLDRAIRDVELLLDATPPNNRPMKRKLQSIHSDLVQSKDALEK